ACCAGTGAGGCCCCCGTCCTGCTATACCAAAGCTTGAATTTCAAGGCTAAATCAGGAAGTTTTAGCATTCGTCACCTTCAATACCATTCATGTTCCTAACAGACAATTTTTTAGGTTTTTGCTAAGGGCATATATTGCAACCCCGACAGGTACAGTGCATTTATATTAAATTCCCCTAACTACAAAGATATGAATGAGCTCGTAGATTTTTGACGGTATTCATCATGATCTCATCCATCTGCACAATAAAAATCTCAAAGGATCTGCAAACGCACCAAACCTTAAAGATATACATAAGCCCACAGGCTAACTCAAACTATTTATCACTGCCCCGGAATGTGTTTAATCGATTATAGCAACTACATTGGTCTTTTTCATGTTCTTATAGCCAGAGTACCAACTTCATGGGAATATTCAGGTGGCAGTGATAAAACATTCTTACACAATTCACGTTACCATGAACTGAGGCTACTGAATGAACCTGCTCACAcaaatacaatgaatttttataGCTGTTATGAATGCAGGCATGATAGTCATAATCTCAgagtacatgtatgtgagtTCTCAATACTTATCTTAATAATAGTTTAGTATAATAATAGAAGGAAAGTTTGAGTAAGAAAAATTAGCTCTATGCCCATTCCTCATGTTAGATTTGGGAATTATAACGCATTCTACTGATTTGTCTACTCATGAACATTGGCTAATATATCAAACGAGTCATAATTGTATAATATAGTTctatttatatacacatataacaaCCTGCGAGGAGCATATTGATTTACAGCATTAGGAACTGAGTAAGATTTTCTATAACAAACTAAAGAGTATAAACTACTTTCCGAGCATTTATATACGAGTATATATACCTTTATACTTAAATATATttaagtataaatatatttgtttttatatatctaAATGAACTTAGTACAAAGTAATTTCCCATTTATTTGATATAGACAGTGATCTATAGATGTAGCTAGCTATTATAGACAGTGATCCATAGAAGTAGCAAGCTATAGACAGTGATCTATAGACATAGCTAGCTATAGACAGTTATTTATAGGCAGATCTGGCAATAGACAGTGATCTATAGACATAGCTAGCTATAGACAGTGATCTATAAACATAACTAACTATAGACAATGATCTATAGATATAGCTAGCTAGAGAGAATGATCTATAGGCATGGCAAGCTATTGAGAATGATCTATAGGCATGGCAAGCTATTGAGATTGATCTATAGTCACAGAGCCATAGCAAGGTATAGACAGTGATCTATGGACATAACAAGCTATAGATATAAAGAGAGATACGCATGGCAAGCTATAAATATAGTGCACTATAAACAAAATCAACAAATCATGTATAGTACAAAATCCACATAAGAATCTTGAAACTATCGAAAACGTGAGACAAATATGACAAATCTTTGAGTATATATTCTCGGATAAAACATATCAACAGAACAAATTTTCCAATGTACAAATAGAAACACAGCAGAATCCACTGCGGTACACTTGCATACAGTAACAAATATATAGTGTTTTAGGCATAAGATATCtctgaatataaaaatattacaagaCAATATTTCAACGTCTCAAATAGCTGCAGAACTGAAAAAATCTAATGGCTAACGTGACCTGCAGATTGCGTATGATTTGTCAAGAACACTAATGCTATACAAAGATGTAATATATTAGAatgaaaatacaaataatattatcTGTATAAAAACTACAAAGCAATGCTGTTTGCGCAttgatacaataaatatatatttatttgcatGTGATGGGTACAGCTCACAGATAAGCAAGCATCTGGTCATTTGCCATTGAAAGCTGAGTTGTCCGCCCTGAGCTAGAATGAAAGTTCAAAACCGACTGTGAAAAAGATAATATTAAAAAACTGGATGTCCTCAATGTGGAGGCAAACCTGTATACTTTTTTCGAAATCCATGCAAGCCCTTCAAATACCACGAGTTCTCACAGCACCGCGGAGAAAGGAGGAAGAAGAGGGCGACAATGAATATTAGAAAGAAAGACATGGCAGCGAGGCATCGTACCAGCCTCGGCGTGAAACACCTTTTCCTGCAACAGCCAGTACACAAGTTTAGTATGCAGCCAAAACTCTACCTTATGTTAGGttatttttcaactattttccaattttaaaacACGTCAACGATTTAACAAGTTAACATTCACTGTAATTAGATTGTAACAACCCATAGCAAAAACTGCTTTTCATGAGGGAAATTAGGTCTATATGCTTGTGATAAACATTATGATGctattaatcattttatatGTAACTATAAATAGTAATCCAACTGCGATCCGCTTGCCAAattaattcttcattaactGTAAATTTGTAATGTGCAAAACAAAATACCTAACTCCTTCTCAGGAGGCAATTGCTTTAGCGTACACCCTTTTTAGTATCAAAgcctttaataaaaaaaattggtaCAGTAATTTCAAAAGATTTACACTAATCCTACGTGACTGTGGGATATTCTGCCAATGTTTGATGATTATTATGTAAATCATATAGCAATTGTCTAAAGATTAAAGATTGTCTGATTCAGAGACAGGCAGTTCAATGCCTGAGCACAGGCTACAACATTTACCTTGGCTTTGGTTTGTCAATTTGATCCGCAGCAGCATCGACATCTAGATCCGTCGCCAAAGCATCCGGTAGAATGGGTTTATCACCACCGAGGGGCAATCGCCTCCTTACAGTCATCTCCTCATCTGCGATGTCATCTACCAATTGGCCACCAAATAATTCTTCTGTTGAGCTATCTAAATCATGTGTGCTACCTTCTCTAGACCGTCTCTCCTCATTAGCATATCGCCAGCCAACTGCTTCTTCCTGTTGCTCTTCAACTCGAATCATCTCCTCATTATCCAGAGCCATCGCTAGCTCAGGATCTCCAGTTGACACCCTCAATTGATCAGACAGAGTTAGGGAATGGCAAGGAGAACTGGTACATGGCGCTGAGCTAAGACATGTTGGAGGAATGACAGACATATCAGTCGAATCACCAACATATGTCACCATTTCTTCTCCTGACATTGAACCGATCTTAGTTCGCTGGTGATCATCTGCATAGATTTCAGCTTGGTCTGAACTAGCAACACTCCCTTCCAGAAACAATTCACCTAGGTGAACGCGAGCTTCGGGTTGACCACTTTGCAAAGTCTGTACCTGACTGCTTGTGCCATTAAGGGAACCACTTGATTGGTTTGGACTATCAATATCCGACCTAAAACTGTCCATATGAGCCCTCCTGTTGAGTAATGGTCGTTGGTCAACTGCTTCCTCTGTTTGAGAGTTGTCACTGTCAGGCATAGATtctattggagcatttttacgctttcctttttttctgtgttttttgctttttttgccTGGCTTGGGTACTGCCAGTTTTTCCTGATTGATAGCAAGAACCGTTGAAGGACAATCTTTGACTGTAGTTAGAGTATGATGGTTGCTGGACATTACCTGTTTATTGGAATCATCAACAGCCAAATCGGCAACAGAAGCAAAGTTCGATGGAGTTTCAGTCATGTCATAGAAAGAAGCAGGAGGTTGGTCTACATTACAAGACAATTCTAGATTTCTTATTGTTTCTGTGTTTTCTTCTTTCTCTTCCACCATTTGTTGGCCGGCTAGTGGTTGTTGACTAACCGTTTGAATACAATCTTCATTGCCATTAGGTTCAAATAGCTCTTCCTGACCTGAAGTCATAACATTCTCAACCTCTTCATTTGGTTTCATTCCTAAAGCTGCACCAGTCATATAATTTTCCAAAGAGACTGCATGAAGAGAAGACGCAGTTTGTACATTTGGCTGTTTGTCTGTATTCTGTTTTGAAATATTGACTGAATCTACTGTAAGCGATTTAATGTTGTCAGCGACCTTTTGATGTTCCGCAAACTCATCTGAAGAATAATGAGAACTGATATTACTCGAGGGAGTAGGAAAGCTTGTCATTGGCATACTAAGAGTGGGAGAAAACAATTGACATGACGAGTCAATTGGCATTGAATTTGGCAGTGATTGGGAGCTCATTCTTAGTTCCGAGTCAACAGAGGGATAATCTGACGGTGCCATTACGTTTGCCTGTTGTTGGGTATAGCACACAGACTCAGGGTTAGTAAATGCTGACTGGTTGGTAAACAAAACTTCTGTTTGTGATTGCCAATCTGGAAGAGACTCAGGGTTAGTAAATGAATCATCTGAAGGCTTTCCATGGCCTGGCTGTTGGAGGGTGTTAGCTACACCAACAGAATCAGTATGTTGCGATTGATCGGTTGTACAAGTACTACATGAAAGTTCAGGAACGTCTACTCGTTGCTTGCTGTTGTCTGTGAATTGTTTGATTAGGTAAGTAGCGGGTTGTTCTTGACTGCTTATACTGAGCTCTGTGTCACTTGAAATATCTGGATAGTTGGTTTGGGGCTCTAAAGTATCTATAGAAATTGGATGAGTGCAAATTGGATGTTCAGATGATTCTTCTACATAAGCTCGATTAGAATCAGGCATAAATGACAATTCAGTGTTTTCTAGCTGCTCAAGTTTGTTCATGCCATTTGTTCTGGTATCCTCCACTTCAGTTAGTTTCTTTTGAGCACTAAAAGGGAAAGATGGGACCAATTCTTTAACTGTAGATGAAACCTTATCCTCACTAGGTACTTGTTGTTCATCAATGCTGATACTTCTAACCAAACTGGTAACAAGAGTTGAATGTACTTCTGCGTCAGATTGCATTAAAGGTGACTCCGAAGTTTTGTCCAGATGCAAGTTCTCATTGTCTCGCTGCGATGTGACATCATTTTCAAATTCTTGTGGAACTCGCTGAGTGTCTCCTGCTGTCTGTAACTTGAAAACTATATATGGCTGTTCATCTGCCTCGGTCGTGTAATCTTCCAGAGACTCGGACTGCATACTAATTGGAAACTGTGTTGCCATTTCAAAGGGGTTCACTGGAGCCAACAACTTCTCCTCAAGGGCTGAAGCGTCTTTAGTGCACTCCTCGGTAGACGAACAAGGATCAGAGGCACCAGAAGCAGTATGCAAGCTTTTCTGAAGCAGATCATCATTGTCAAGAAACCTGTCACCTAATCTGTGAGATGGATAGTTAGCTTCTTGCAAGTGGTTATTTGTACTACTTTCAACATTGCTATCAGAAACAGTTGCGATATCTGGCTTCTGGAATGTGCTTGATAGCATAACTTGCTCCCCAAGTGCTGATTGTGTAGTTAGATCATCATCTATATGGAGAACTGCAGCATTGGGACAACCATCTAATAGAATTGTGCTGTTCATACACGTTAAGGAGCTGTTGACCAAAGCACTGTCAGAAGTTTGACTAGTATCTTCCTCAGAATGGATTTTTGGTGGTGGATGTCTGTTAGCCAATAAGTCTTTTAGGTTTGTATCCTCATCCTTTTGTTTAAAGTTGCCTTTATTGACAGAATTATTGCTGGCCAGTTGCTCAGAAGATTCCATTTGCTGAGATCCGTTAGTGTTAGGTGCAGACTGAATACCCCtgcttttgttttttcttttctttctgTTCCGTTTTCCTTTTTTGTTTAGTTGAATTGCAGCTGAGTTTTCTTGATTGGCAGTAGGATGATTTGGTGCCAATTTATCTGTTGTAGGTGGAATTTGATGGCTGCTAGAAACCTCATCTGATTCACTGTTAACATTCGCAACTATACCGGCAACAGTTAGTGAATGCAATTGTGTCTTTGAGTGAATTACATCAGTGTCATCAAGTTTATCCTCTGTAAGAGAACACTCCTGTTTTAGTATTCTCTCTTTAAACATGCTCTCCTCAT
The sequence above is drawn from the Watersipora subatra chromosome 5, tzWatSuba1.1, whole genome shotgun sequence genome and encodes:
- the LOC137396229 gene encoding uncharacterized protein: MQSLASSHEGTSSPGQPTIVDNVPDHHVLKHMDSTSSLDGGHDDSTLENTDTVTTNPSILMEYGTKDSTSQDPENNAAVFVDSQMQGASHTSDKLADEFPANVDPTQMTVFTAPNQAGSFPVTNECTDVIVSSGLQTPTSLAHSIDMAASSPIDGQSDFLTNYTGSAEEQSRVTSGLQSLGEVTDVIVEDEIVMQCNKESDDNAIDRQDLDKEPKMNEESMFKERILKQECSLTEDKLDDTDVIHSKTQLHSLTVAGIVANVNSESDEVSSSHQIPPTTDKLAPNHPTANQENSAAIQLNKKGKRNRKKRKNKSRGIQSAPNTNGSQQMESSEQLASNNSVNKGNFKQKDEDTNLKDLLANRHPPPKIHSEEDTSQTSDSALVNSSLTCMNSTILLDGCPNAAVLHIDDDLTTQSALGEQVMLSSTFQKPDIATVSDSNVESSTNNHLQEANYPSHRLGDRFLDNDDLLQKSLHTASGASDPCSSTEECTKDASALEEKLLAPVNPFEMATQFPISMQSESLEDYTTEADEQPYIVFKLQTAGDTQRVPQEFENDVTSQRDNENLHLDKTSESPLMQSDAEVHSTLVTSLVRSISIDEQQVPSEDKVSSTVKELVPSFPFSAQKKLTEVEDTRTNGMNKLEQLENTELSFMPDSNRAYVEESSEHPICTHPISIDTLEPQTNYPDISSDTELSISSQEQPATYLIKQFTDNSKQRVDVPELSCSTCTTDQSQHTDSVGVANTLQQPGHGKPSDDSFTNPESLPDWQSQTEVLFTNQSAFTNPESVCYTQQQANVMAPSDYPSVDSELRMSSQSLPNSMPIDSSCQLFSPTLSMPMTSFPTPSSNISSHYSSDEFAEHQKVADNIKSLTVDSVNISKQNTDKQPNVQTASSLHAVSLENYMTGAALGMKPNEEVENVMTSGQEELFEPNGNEDCIQTVSQQPLAGQQMVEEKEENTETIRNLELSCNVDQPPASFYDMTETPSNFASVADLAVDDSNKQVMSSNHHTLTTVKDCPSTVLAINQEKLAVPKPGKKSKKHRKKGKRKNAPIESMPDSDNSQTEEAVDQRPLLNRRAHMDSFRSDIDSPNQSSGSLNGTSSQVQTLQSGQPEARVHLGELFLEGSVASSDQAEIYADDHQRTKIGSMSGEEMVTYVGDSTDMSVIPPTCLSSAPCTSSPCHSLTLSDQLRVSTGDPELAMALDNEEMIRVEEQQEEAVGWRYANEERRSREGSTHDLDSSTEELFGGQLVDDIADEEMTVRRRLPLGGDKPILPDALATDLDVDAAADQIDKPKPRKRCFTPRLVRCLAAMSFFLIFIVALFFLLSPRCCENSWYLKGLHGFRKKYTGLPPH